One stretch of Nicotiana tabacum cultivar K326 chromosome 18, ASM71507v2, whole genome shotgun sequence DNA includes these proteins:
- the LOC142172666 gene encoding uncharacterized protein LOC142172666, with translation MILNILKKKLEGAKGLWPELLPEVLWAYRTTPKTRIGETPYSLVYGTDAVIPVVVGEPNLRYSNKSGPSNDKSRLQDLDEVEERRDMAHVRMVTQEQQAERYYNKKAKVRPLKDGDYVLKAKTQAAKDPNERKLGINWDGPYKITAIANKGAFQ, from the coding sequence ATgatattgaatatattgaaaaagaagctcgAGGGAGCCAAGGGGCTATGGCCTGAACTGCtaccagaagtattatgggcataccgcaccacACCAAAAACTAGAATAGGTGAGACACCATATTCACTAGTATACGGGACTGACGCGGTTATACCCGTCGTAGTCGGAGAACCTAACCTGAGATACTCCAACAAAAGCGGACCAAGTAACGACAAAAGTAGGCTACAAGACCTAGATGAAGTCGaagaacgaagagatatggctcACGTAAGAATGGTAACCCAAGAGCAACAAGCAGAAAGGTACTATAACAAGAAGGCCAAAGTACGACCACTCAAGGATGGAGACTACGTTCTCAAGGCTAAAACACAAGCAGCGAAAGACCCTAATGAGAGAAAATTGGGAATAAACTGGGAcgggccatacaaaatcacggcGATAGCAAATAAAGGAGCATTCCAATAA